The following are encoded together in the Coprobacter tertius genome:
- a CDS encoding RagB/SusD family nutrient uptake outer membrane protein, whose translation MKIINYILLSILLMTGVSCNFLDTEPNDFIRPQDFYKDSNDALLALTGIYSTLGSQNLYGGAYMQLFGTDDLTYYDRNTLPINVPNNNFDAGNNEVANVWAQLYTGINNANIFLERIEKTSMDAGTKKTYIGEATFLRAYFYFLLAQSWGDVPLITRAQYDENNLIRDCAATKQASVLAWVTSEMEKAEPMVAEIEAVEGGHVNKSAVRGILARVYLKRAGWPVNEGKPMYEKARYWAGEVIRYDKIKHDLNPDYTQVFKNLAADVADTKECLWEIYFTGNRLDGHQAAGRWGCTMGIKNNDVSKKSMGYSYAFYSVTLNLWDLFNDIDADGIPDLDDVTEKNNPDVRRDWNIAPYRYQQRNDNSTIFWKRYWYYKGDIKLDNNGNVLMKDDGVTPQTSGYGEYVQRNVGKYRREYEVVSPRDKNYTPINFPVLRYSDVLLMYAEADNEVEGSPSNKAVEYVKRVRKRAGLETKDSWSYEEFKRLIRDERARELCFEGVRKFDLLRWDYFTEEMNNVYRYVMNDSRWASGKSFAEYYAQNAASSERYKWLPIPIHELSLNHSLKQNPAW comes from the coding sequence ATGAAGATTATAAATTATATATTATTATCGATACTTCTGATGACGGGAGTATCCTGTAATTTTCTCGATACGGAACCGAATGATTTTATTCGGCCACAGGATTTTTATAAAGACAGTAACGATGCTTTATTAGCCCTTACGGGTATATACAGTACGCTGGGTAGTCAGAATTTATACGGTGGGGCGTATATGCAATTGTTTGGTACCGATGATCTTACCTATTATGATCGTAATACGCTACCTATTAATGTCCCCAATAATAATTTTGACGCCGGCAATAACGAAGTTGCCAATGTGTGGGCTCAGTTATATACCGGGATCAATAACGCGAATATATTTCTCGAACGTATCGAAAAAACATCGATGGATGCCGGAACAAAGAAAACCTATATCGGTGAAGCGACTTTTTTAAGAGCTTATTTTTATTTCTTGCTCGCACAAAGTTGGGGCGACGTACCTTTAATAACACGAGCACAATATGATGAAAATAATCTTATCCGGGATTGTGCCGCTACTAAACAAGCATCGGTATTGGCATGGGTGACCTCAGAAATGGAAAAGGCAGAACCTATGGTGGCCGAAATCGAAGCGGTCGAAGGAGGGCATGTAAATAAATCAGCCGTTCGGGGCATATTGGCACGGGTTTATCTGAAAAGAGCCGGCTGGCCGGTTAACGAAGGGAAGCCCATGTATGAGAAAGCCCGGTATTGGGCCGGAGAAGTGATCCGTTATGATAAAATAAAACACGATCTGAATCCCGATTACACGCAGGTATTTAAAAACCTTGCCGCCGATGTGGCCGATACCAAAGAATGTTTATGGGAGATTTATTTCACAGGAAACCGTTTAGACGGTCATCAGGCAGCCGGCCGGTGGGGATGTACCATGGGTATTAAAAACAACGATGTTTCTAAAAAATCGATGGGATATAGTTACGCTTTTTATTCGGTAACCCTTAATTTGTGGGATCTTTTCAACGATATCGACGCCGATGGAATTCCTGATCTCGACGATGTCACCGAAAAAAATAATCCCGATGTACGCCGAGACTGGAATATCGCTCCCTATCGGTATCAGCAACGAAACGATAATTCCACGATTTTCTGGAAACGTTACTGGTATTATAAAGGAGATATAAAATTAGATAATAACGGAAATGTCCTGATGAAAGACGATGGCGTTACACCGCAAACCTCAGGGTATGGCGAATATGTACAACGCAATGTAGGAAAATATCGCCGCGAATATGAAGTCGTAAGTCCGAGAGACAAAAATTATACTCCGATAAACTTCCCTGTTTTACGCTATTCGGATGTATTGTTAATGTATGCTGAAGCGGATAACGAAGTCGAAGGCAGCCCGAGCAACAAGGCGGTGGAATATGTAAAAAGAGTAAGAAAACGGGCCGGGCTCGAAACCAAAGACAGTTGGAGTTATGAGGAATTCAAGCGGTTGATACGGGATGAAAGAGCCCGGGAATTGTGTTTCGAAGGAGTCCGAAAATTCGACTTACTCCGTTGGGACTATTTCACCGAAGAAATGAATAACGTATATCGTTATGTTATGAACGATTCGCGTTGGGCTTCCGGAAAATCTTTCGCTGAATATTATGCGCAGAATGCAGCGTCGTCTGAACGATATAAGTGGTTGCCTATTCCGATACATGAGTTGAGTCTCAACCATTCTTTGAAACAAAACCCGGCGTGGTAA
- a CDS encoding DUF5017 domain-containing protein, with the protein MNIHKYACGILLVALLSSCNKISEDVSFGVTLSPDNTYLAGDEVTFLFDGNPDYITFWSGDLGHEYKYRDRTEYAPEDIESCKIRFTVDSKYGAKYPKTLTLMATSGFPGLAGNNKDADHNLLTTFNGWETVVSQEEFPAKAGNGSTNVVTETYEKDIDVSKYASDATFAFRYQTGPLVPNESQRTWKIFGFSLETVYKNGVVYSLTAADMGFSAFDMLPQDLSPQSGNAYFNGKGMKGTWNLTDTKNIEIQGCAKTPAWENDDWLISSNLQLNGCEPDKSEVIKNINVRLDSYSHIYTVPGTYTVTFIAGNSNIYGESKVMREITFEVKSKN; encoded by the coding sequence ATGAATATACATAAATATGCCTGTGGAATCTTACTGGTCGCTTTATTATCTTCCTGTAACAAGATTTCAGAAGACGTCAGTTTCGGCGTTACACTTTCTCCGGATAATACCTATCTGGCGGGAGACGAAGTAACTTTTTTATTCGACGGTAATCCCGATTATATTACCTTTTGGTCGGGTGATTTAGGTCATGAATATAAATATCGAGACCGAACAGAATATGCTCCTGAAGATATAGAATCGTGTAAAATACGATTTACTGTAGACTCGAAATATGGTGCCAAATATCCCAAAACCCTTACATTAATGGCAACTTCCGGGTTCCCGGGACTGGCCGGAAATAATAAAGATGCAGATCACAATTTACTTACTACCTTCAATGGATGGGAAACAGTGGTAAGTCAGGAAGAGTTCCCCGCGAAAGCAGGGAATGGTAGTACTAACGTAGTGACTGAGACATATGAAAAAGACATCGATGTATCTAAATATGCGTCAGACGCTACATTCGCTTTCCGTTACCAAACTGGGCCGCTCGTTCCGAATGAATCTCAGCGTACATGGAAAATTTTCGGCTTCAGTCTCGAAACGGTTTATAAAAACGGAGTTGTTTATTCGCTTACGGCTGCCGATATGGGTTTTTCGGCATTCGATATGCTTCCTCAGGATTTAAGTCCTCAATCGGGGAATGCTTATTTCAACGGAAAAGGGATGAAAGGCACCTGGAATCTGACAGATACGAAGAATATAGAGATACAAGGTTGTGCGAAAACTCCGGCTTGGGAAAACGACGATTGGCTTATCTCGAGCAATTTGCAGTTAAATGGATGCGAACCGGATAAAAGCGAAGTAATTAAAAATATAAATGTGAGGCTCGATAGTTATTCGCACATTTATACCGTCCCGGGTACATATACGGTTACATTTATTGCCGGTAACAGTAATATTTATGGAGAAAGCAAAGTGATGAGAGAAATAACATTCGAAGTAAAATCAAAAAATTGA
- a CDS encoding chondroitinase family polysaccharide lyase — translation MKKLYFIIIVLCLFSEIKAERIDFSDGICKDIGTTSGAKISLDSIFTKGKGPSLAWQWKKEEQKLVFSVPEILNKALETRRGGLTMWIYNNTALKSPLKIKFEDEDGSIPYYFDFNLDFSGWRACWISFANMQGDHGKKKLESWIIESPIGIKKGNLLFSRIDFPQQGVHHQATPDFQLPKNNRLPTRELWHWCRLYEWENNPYDIPLISNVDNNVKKDIETVAARLDKMLVPPGRKVNINKATEIYKQAGIHKVKGRWIGAPLLSKDECDKKAGELTLNDVETMLYQFACDWKYNGNESSRKAFFDVFDYAIDQGFAWGSGMGTNHHYGYQVRNIYKAAWMMRDELREAHAEGREIIRTLTYWSALSETRIPYVYGRDELLDSWNTLLLPKVICAILQPDLPEQLRSMQGISRWLSGSLDFTPGTIGGIKTDGTMFHHGGFYPAYSIGAIGTLGVYLELTNKTSFTITAKAASHLKLALQTMRNYSNLRDWGIGISGRHPFDGSISEDAVKTFALLAERGIHAENKNEIDEELAADYLRLKPRSDFYRKRFEEKGIQEAVAPSGFFVYNYGATGIFRRDNWMVTLKGYNSDVWSSEIYVSDNRYGRYQSYGSVQIYANGNPVSAKESGFAENGWDWNRLPGTTTIHLPLEILESPLTGTLMEHSPENFAGSSSLEGMNGIFGMKLQERNRKNFNPSFHARKSVFCFDNRMICLASSISNDNKDFPTETTLFQLALEDKNDTVFYNGKTWDIFPLSKEIKNSADAWLSDTKGNVYYIPAGQDLHISKCEQYSRDNKKKNPTKGNFVSAWLSHGCSPRHAGYEYMVAVQPSGKIIPGYTVLRKDSIAHIVRDDISGIIGFVVFETMNDLQETSVSAITGETLVMMRETGKETCIMSVCDPSLHLEEKTYTTAKPSRPVIKEICLRGNWSLADISPLVTVEYEADRTILKVTCAEGRPVEFGLIKEI, via the coding sequence ATGAAAAAGTTATATTTTATTATTATCGTTCTTTGCCTGTTTTCAGAAATAAAAGCAGAAAGAATCGATTTCTCAGATGGAATATGCAAAGACATTGGGACGACTTCGGGTGCGAAGATTTCATTAGATAGCATTTTTACGAAAGGAAAAGGCCCTTCGCTTGCGTGGCAATGGAAAAAAGAAGAACAAAAACTCGTATTCTCTGTTCCAGAAATTCTTAACAAAGCTCTCGAAACCCGTCGGGGCGGACTTACTATGTGGATTTATAATAATACCGCACTAAAGAGTCCGTTAAAAATAAAATTTGAAGATGAAGATGGCTCTATCCCTTATTATTTCGATTTCAACCTCGATTTTTCAGGGTGGAGAGCTTGCTGGATAAGTTTTGCTAATATGCAGGGGGACCATGGCAAGAAAAAGTTGGAAAGCTGGATTATAGAGTCTCCAATCGGTATAAAAAAAGGAAATTTACTATTCAGCCGCATAGATTTCCCTCAACAAGGAGTTCATCATCAGGCGACTCCTGATTTTCAGCTACCGAAGAATAACCGGTTACCCACCCGCGAACTCTGGCACTGGTGCCGATTATACGAATGGGAAAACAATCCGTACGATATTCCTTTAATCTCGAATGTAGATAATAACGTAAAGAAAGACATCGAAACCGTAGCGGCAAGGTTGGATAAAATGCTGGTACCCCCCGGGAGAAAGGTGAATATAAATAAGGCAACGGAAATATATAAACAAGCGGGAATACATAAGGTAAAAGGAAGATGGATCGGTGCTCCGCTTTTATCGAAAGACGAGTGTGACAAAAAAGCCGGAGAACTCACTCTCAACGATGTTGAAACCATGTTATATCAGTTTGCCTGCGATTGGAAGTATAACGGAAACGAATCTTCCCGTAAAGCGTTTTTCGATGTATTCGATTATGCTATCGATCAGGGATTTGCATGGGGAAGCGGCATGGGAACCAATCATCATTATGGTTATCAGGTACGAAATATTTATAAAGCGGCCTGGATGATGCGGGACGAATTACGCGAAGCCCACGCCGAAGGTCGTGAAATAATACGTACTCTTACCTATTGGAGTGCTTTGTCTGAAACGCGTATTCCCTATGTATATGGCCGGGATGAATTGCTCGATTCTTGGAATACACTGCTTTTGCCCAAAGTAATATGCGCTATTCTTCAACCTGATTTGCCTGAGCAATTGCGTTCTATGCAGGGAATTAGCCGTTGGTTGAGCGGTTCGCTCGATTTTACTCCCGGAACGATTGGTGGTATAAAAACAGACGGGACTATGTTTCATCATGGCGGATTTTATCCCGCATACTCGATAGGTGCTATAGGTACATTGGGTGTATATCTCGAACTTACGAATAAAACGTCTTTTACCATTACCGCTAAGGCGGCTTCGCATTTGAAATTGGCTTTACAAACCATGCGAAACTATAGTAATTTACGAGATTGGGGCATCGGTATATCGGGCAGGCATCCTTTCGACGGCAGCATTTCGGAAGATGCGGTAAAAACATTCGCTTTATTGGCCGAACGAGGAATACATGCCGAAAATAAAAATGAAATCGATGAAGAGTTAGCGGCAGACTATCTTCGTTTAAAACCTCGGTCCGATTTTTATCGTAAACGTTTTGAGGAAAAGGGTATTCAAGAAGCGGTGGCTCCTTCGGGATTTTTTGTATATAATTACGGTGCCACCGGAATTTTCAGGAGAGACAATTGGATGGTTACTCTTAAGGGATATAATTCCGATGTCTGGTCTTCGGAAATATATGTATCGGATAATCGTTACGGTCGTTACCAAAGTTATGGTTCGGTGCAGATATATGCTAATGGGAATCCCGTTAGCGCAAAAGAAAGCGGTTTTGCCGAAAACGGCTGGGACTGGAATCGGTTACCCGGTACCACAACCATACATCTGCCCCTCGAAATACTTGAAAGTCCTTTAACAGGGACACTCATGGAACATTCTCCCGAGAATTTCGCGGGATCGTCTTCACTGGAGGGTATGAACGGTATTTTCGGAATGAAATTACAAGAACGAAATCGTAAGAATTTTAATCCTTCTTTTCATGCCCGTAAATCGGTTTTCTGTTTCGATAACAGAATGATCTGTCTTGCTTCCTCGATTAGTAACGATAATAAAGATTTCCCGACAGAAACTACCTTGTTTCAATTGGCACTGGAGGATAAAAACGATACAGTTTTTTATAACGGTAAGACTTGGGATATTTTTCCCTTATCAAAAGAAATAAAAAATTCTGCTGATGCATGGTTATCGGATACAAAAGGAAATGTATATTATATTCCGGCAGGACAAGATTTACATATTTCCAAATGTGAACAATATTCGAGAGATAATAAAAAGAAAAATCCTACAAAAGGTAATTTCGTTTCTGCCTGGTTATCGCACGGTTGTTCACCCCGTCATGCAGGTTATGAATATATGGTTGCTGTACAGCCATCCGGTAAAATAATACCGGGATATACGGTTTTGAGAAAAGACAGTATTGCACATATAGTACGTGACGATATTAGCGGGATAATCGGATTTGTGGTTTTCGAAACTATGAACGATTTGCAGGAAACTTCTGTCTCGGCTATTACGGGAGAAACGTTGGTGATGATGCGGGAAACAGGCAAAGAAACTTGTATTATGAGTGTATGCGATCCGTCTTTGCATCTGGAGGAAAAGACTTATACGACAGCAAAACCATCACGCCCTGTTATTAAAGAGATTTGTTTGCGGGGAAATTGGTCTTTGGCAGATATATCTCCTTTGGTTACTGTTGAATATGAAGCGGATAGAACGATTTTAAAAGTAACCTGTGCTGAAGGTCGTCCGGTAGAATTTGGTTTGATAAAAGAAATTTAA
- a CDS encoding glycoside hydrolase family 97 protein, whose product MKTIPGKVRLLVMSLIFLGVTNTLSAKEIELTSPDKHIRVNVKVGDNISYDVSYDSDLLMQDCVLALDVNGTVLGKSPKLTGNKRGVINETIDREVPTKNAQIKNHCNTLLLNFKGGYSVEFRAYNDGIAYRFITNRKDISEVKGERVDLNFAGNYLTHISKTPSFKTSYEYPYSHVKLDEWKSDDRMSYLPILVQTDKEYSILVSEADLFDYPCLFFKGTGSNGLVSAFPKYPLEFGEDGDRSLSILKEADYIAKTSGKRKYPWRTFVIGKNDADIVGNEMVYKLSRPCELEDISWIKPGQVSWEWWNGASPYHVDFKYGCNLETYKYFIDFASEFGIPYIIMDEGWAKSTRDPYTPNPNVNLPELIRYGKEKNVGIVLWLTWLTVENNFDLFKTFSDWGIAGVKIDFMDRSDQWMVNYYERVAKEAAKHKLFVDFHGSFKPAGMERAYPNILSYEGVRGMEQMGGATPENNIYLPFMRNAVGAMDYTPGAMISMQPEVYCSRRPNSAAIGTRAYQMALFVVFESGLQMLADNPTNYYRERECTEYITSVPVTWDETRVLQAEIGKSLVVAKRKGDKWYIGGITNDKERDINISLDFLEDNRKYKLTSFEDGINADRQALDYKKKEQPVNKSTTLILHMVRNGGWTGVIE is encoded by the coding sequence ATGAAAACAATACCAGGAAAAGTGCGATTATTGGTGATGTCTTTAATATTTTTGGGAGTAACGAATACGTTATCGGCCAAGGAAATAGAGTTAACTTCGCCCGACAAACACATACGTGTAAACGTTAAAGTAGGGGATAATATCAGTTATGATGTATCTTATGACTCGGATTTGTTGATGCAGGATTGTGTTTTGGCTCTCGATGTCAATGGTACTGTATTAGGGAAGAGTCCTAAGCTTACCGGTAATAAACGCGGGGTTATAAATGAAACGATCGATCGGGAAGTACCGACAAAAAACGCGCAAATAAAAAATCATTGTAATACTTTGTTATTGAATTTTAAAGGGGGGTATTCTGTAGAATTCAGAGCCTATAACGACGGTATAGCGTATCGTTTCATAACCAATCGGAAAGATATTTCGGAAGTAAAAGGAGAGAGGGTCGATCTAAATTTTGCAGGGAATTACTTGACTCATATATCCAAGACTCCTTCTTTTAAAACTTCATACGAATATCCCTATAGCCATGTAAAACTGGATGAATGGAAGAGCGATGACCGTATGAGTTATCTGCCTATACTTGTACAAACGGATAAAGAATATAGTATTTTAGTTTCCGAAGCCGATTTGTTCGATTATCCTTGTCTGTTTTTCAAAGGAACGGGGAGTAACGGTCTGGTATCTGCATTCCCGAAATATCCGCTCGAATTCGGAGAAGACGGTGACAGAAGTCTTTCTATCTTGAAAGAAGCCGATTACATTGCCAAAACCTCGGGAAAAAGAAAGTATCCGTGGCGTACTTTTGTTATCGGTAAAAATGATGCCGATATTGTAGGTAATGAGATGGTATATAAACTCTCTCGTCCGTGTGAACTGGAAGATATCAGTTGGATAAAACCCGGACAGGTAAGTTGGGAATGGTGGAACGGAGCTTCTCCTTATCATGTAGATTTTAAATACGGATGTAATCTCGAAACTTACAAATATTTTATCGATTTTGCTTCGGAATTCGGTATTCCTTATATTATTATGGATGAAGGATGGGCAAAATCTACCCGTGATCCTTATACTCCTAATCCCAATGTAAATTTGCCCGAACTGATTCGTTACGGAAAAGAAAAGAACGTAGGCATTGTTCTTTGGTTGACCTGGTTGACAGTAGAAAATAATTTCGACTTGTTTAAAACTTTCAGCGATTGGGGTATTGCAGGGGTTAAAATCGATTTTATGGATCGTAGCGACCAGTGGATGGTAAATTATTACGAACGTGTAGCGAAAGAAGCTGCAAAACATAAACTATTCGTTGATTTTCACGGATCGTTCAAGCCTGCTGGTATGGAACGTGCTTACCCCAATATTCTTTCTTATGAAGGGGTAAGGGGAATGGAACAAATGGGTGGCGCTACTCCCGAAAATAATATTTATCTGCCTTTTATGCGAAATGCTGTGGGTGCGATGGATTATACTCCGGGCGCAATGATAAGTATGCAGCCCGAGGTGTATTGTTCTAGACGCCCTAATTCTGCTGCTATTGGTACACGTGCCTATCAGATGGCTCTTTTCGTTGTATTTGAAAGCGGATTGCAAATGCTTGCTGATAACCCTACCAATTATTATCGCGAACGCGAATGTACCGAATATATTACCAGCGTGCCGGTTACCTGGGACGAGACACGAGTTTTACAAGCCGAGATTGGAAAATCGTTGGTCGTAGCCAAACGTAAAGGTGATAAATGGTATATCGGTGGCATTACGAATGATAAAGAAAGAGATATAAATATATCTTTAGACTTTCTGGAAGACAATCGTAAGTATAAGCTTACTTCGTTTGAAGATGGAATAAATGCCGATCGTCAGGCTCTCGATTATAAGAAAAAAGAGCAGCCGGTAAACAAAAGTACGACCCTTATCTTACATATGGTACGTAACGGTGGTTGGACAGGCGTTATAGAATAA
- a CDS encoding glycoside hydrolase family 125 protein, which translates to MTTRRDFLKKGGLALAALAASGSIPVSAFAAGNGKGTADYVSKRPELANRKFTSKSVEETIARVKKQIKDPKLAWMFENCFPNTLDTTIESFKMNGERPDTFVITGDIHAMWLRDSGAQVWPYLPLCKNDEPLRLLIAGVINRQTWCILQDPYANAFGQTEKSSSWESDMTEMKPYVYERKWEIDSLCYPVRLAYNYWRTTGDTSVFDKNWTNAMESVYKTFRDQQRKDGRGSYNFQRKTERQLDTLSNGGWGNPVSPVGLIVSSFRPSDDATTFGFLIPSNVFAVASLRQIAEICTEVTGNTQLAADCKALADEVQTAINKYGIVRHPKYGKVYAFEVDGYGNAYFMDDANIPSLLAMPYLTNMSVNDPVYRNTRKLVWSLDNPYFFKGSKGEGIGGPHQGYDMIWPMSIIMKAETSTDNNEIRNCLRMLRDTDDNTGFMHETFNKDNTHNFTRHWFAWANTLFGELILRLVNENKSSLLNNL; encoded by the coding sequence ATGACAACACGACGAGATTTTCTGAAAAAGGGAGGGCTTGCATTGGCCGCTTTAGCTGCTTCGGGCAGCATACCTGTTTCGGCATTTGCAGCCGGCAACGGTAAAGGAACTGCCGATTATGTATCGAAACGACCGGAACTTGCAAATCGTAAATTTACTTCTAAGTCTGTTGAAGAGACGATTGCACGGGTAAAAAAACAGATAAAAGATCCGAAATTGGCCTGGATGTTCGAGAATTGTTTTCCGAATACGCTGGATACAACAATAGAATCATTTAAAATGAATGGAGAGCGTCCCGATACATTTGTCATAACTGGTGATATACATGCTATGTGGCTACGGGATTCGGGCGCCCAGGTATGGCCTTATTTGCCTTTATGTAAAAATGATGAGCCGTTGCGGTTATTAATTGCCGGAGTAATCAATCGTCAAACCTGGTGTATCTTGCAGGACCCTTATGCAAATGCTTTTGGACAAACTGAAAAAAGCAGTAGCTGGGAGTCGGATATGACTGAAATGAAACCTTACGTTTATGAACGTAAGTGGGAGATCGATTCGTTGTGCTATCCGGTTCGTTTGGCTTATAATTACTGGAGAACGACGGGTGACACTTCTGTTTTCGATAAAAACTGGACGAATGCTATGGAGTCGGTATATAAAACATTCCGGGATCAGCAACGTAAAGACGGTCGTGGATCGTATAATTTTCAGCGAAAAACCGAACGTCAATTAGATACGTTATCTAATGGAGGATGGGGGAATCCTGTAAGTCCTGTCGGGCTTATCGTTTCTTCTTTCCGGCCTTCGGATGACGCTACGACTTTCGGCTTCCTGATTCCTTCGAATGTATTTGCAGTGGCGTCATTACGTCAAATTGCCGAAATTTGTACTGAAGTAACCGGAAATACCCAACTTGCAGCCGACTGTAAGGCATTGGCCGATGAGGTGCAGACTGCTATAAATAAATACGGTATTGTGCGCCATCCTAAATACGGAAAAGTATATGCTTTTGAGGTAGATGGTTACGGAAATGCTTATTTTATGGATGATGCCAATATCCCGAGCCTTTTGGCAATGCCTTATCTGACAAATATGTCGGTAAACGATCCCGTTTATCGCAATACCCGTAAACTGGTATGGAGTCTCGATAATCCGTATTTTTTTAAAGGAAGCAAAGGCGAAGGCATAGGCGGTCCTCATCAGGGTTATGATATGATATGGCCGATGAGTATTATTATGAAAGCGGAAACCAGTACCGATAATAACGAGATACGTAACTGTTTGAGAATGTTACGTGATACCGATGATAATACCGGATTTATGCACGAGACATTCAATAAAGACAATACGCATAATTTTACAAGACATTGGTTTGCGTGGGCTAATACTCTTTTTGGAGAATTGATACTGCGATTGGTAAACGAAAATAAAAGTTCATTATTAAATAATTTATAA